The sequence GAGACCCCGGAGGACAGGGCCTCCAGGTGCCGCAGGGCGGCCGCCGGGTCCTCGTAGCCGAGGGCCACGAGCCGGGCGGTGGCGGCCTTCGTGCTGAGCCGGGACTCGCCGGGCGCGAGCTGGGCGACGGCGTCGAGCAGCGGCCGGTAGAACAGCTTCTCGTGCAGCCGTCGCACCACGGACGCGTGCCGCCGCCAGGCCTGGTTGAGCTCGGCGATGGGGTCGGTGCGCAGTCCGAGGGAGCGTCCGAGGCGGCGCAGGTCCGGCTCGTCGTCGGGAACGAGATGGGTGCGGCGCAGCCGGTAGAGCTGGATGCGGTGTTCCATGGCGCGCAGGAACCGGTAGGCGTCGTCCAGCTGTACGGCGTCCACGCGCCCCACGTAACCGCCGTCGGCCAGCGCCCCCAGCGCCTTCAGGGTCGATCCGCTGCGCAGGGCGGGGTCGCTGCGGCCGTGGACGAGCTGGAGCAGCTGGACGGCGAACTCGACGTCCCGCAGCCCGCCGGGGCCGAGCTTCAGCTCCCGGTCGACGCGGTCGGCGGGAATGGTGTCCACGACGCGGCGGCGCATCTTCTGCACGTCGGGGACGAAGTTCTCGCGGTCGGCGGCCTGCCAGACGAGCGGCGAGACGGCTTCGACGTACTCGGCGCCGAGCGCGGTGTCCCCGGCCACCGGCCGGGCCTTGAGGAGCGCCTGGAACTCCCAGGTCTTGGCCCAGCGCTGGTAGTAGGCGAGGTGCGAGGAGAGCGTACGGACCAGGGGCCCGTTGCGGCCCTCGGGGCGGAGGTTGGCGTCGACGGGCCAGATGGTGCCCTCGGCGGTCGTGTCGGAGCAGATCCGCATGAGGTGCGCGGCGAGCCGGGTGGCGGCCTGTATGGCCTTGTTCTCCTCGGCGCCGTCGGCGGGTTCCGCGACGAAGATGACATCGACGTCGGAGACGTAGTTCAGCTCGTGGCCGCCGCACTTGCCCATCGCGATGACCGCGAGCCGGCACCGCGCGGCATCGTCGGGGGCCGCCGCCGACGCGATGCGCAGGGCGGCCCGCAGGGTCGCGGTGGCGAGGTCGGCCAGCTCGGCGGCGGTCTCGGCGACGTCGGTGGTGCCGCAGACGTCCCGGGCGGCGATGGACAGCAGGCACCGCCGGTAGCCGGCGCGCAGCTCGTCCGGATCATCGGCCCCGGCCAGCTCCTGCTCGAACTCGGTGACCCCGGGGTGCAGGTCGGTGGCCTCGTACGTGACGAGAACCTGCCAGTCGCGGGGGTGGCGTGCCAGGTGGTCGCCGAGCGCCTCCGACGCCCCGAGCACCCCGAGCAGCCGGTCCCGCAGGGGCTTCGCCGTGACCAGGGTGTCCAGCAGGATCTGCCGCTGGTCCGCCTCCTCGGCCTCGACCAGCCGGACCAGGCCGCGCAGCGCCAGATCGGGGTCGGCGGTGGCCCCGAGCGCGTCGAGGAGCACGGAGTCGGAGCGTACGGAGGAGAGGCCGGGCAGGTCGAGCAGCCGCTCGGCGGCGGACGGGTCGGTGAAACCGTGCCGCAGCAGTCGGGTGAACGTACTGCTCCTGCGCCCCGGCACCATCGTCATTCCGCGCTCTCCCGCTCGCCGCCCGATCAGCTTCCGGCCTCCCGAGCCTAGCCCTCCGCCCCCGGATTCGGAGCGCGCGGGTGGCGGTGGTCCGCCCGCGTCTCCCGGGCCGCCGTTCCCCGTACCAGGGGCTTCGCGAGGACCGTTCCGGTCTCACCGGGCGTCGTGATCCACGGGGCCGGCGGTCATCCGGCCGCGATCGGCGTCCTGGTCCCCGTCACCACGGTCGCGTACCGCTCCTCGCAGGAGTCGACGCGCGCCACGAGCCCGCTGTCCGCCAGGACCCCTGCGGCGCGTTCCGCCTGCCGCTCGCTCGTCTCGGCGAGAAGGCTGCCGCCCGGGGCCAGCCAGTGGGGGGCCTCGGCGGCGACCCGGCGCAGGACGTCGAGGCCGTCGCCGCCGCCGTCGAGGGCGACGAGCGGTTCATGGACGCGGGCCTCGGCGGGCAGCAGGGCGACGTCGCCGGTCGGTACGTACGGCACGTTGGCGAGCAGCACGTCCACCCGCCCGCGCAGGGTGCCGGGCAGGGGGGCGAAGAGGTCGCCCTCGTAAACCCGGCCCCGGTCCCCGATGTTGCGCCGGGCGCAGCGTACGGCGGCGGGCTCGACATCGGCGGCGTGGAGTTCGACGCGGTCCAGGGCGGCGGCGAGCGCGGTGCCGAGCGCGCCGGAGCCGCAGCACAGGTCCACGACGACGGCCGGGTCGGGGGCGAGGGCGGCGGCCCGGCCGATCAGGAACTCGGTGCGGCGGCGGGGTACGAACACGCCGGGGTCCACGGCGATCCGCAGCCCGTTGAACTCGGCCCAGCCGAGGACGTGTTCCAGGGGGTGACCGGCGGCGCGGCGCTCCGCCATGGCGGTGAGTTCGGCGGGGCCGGCGGCGGTGGCGGCGATGAGCGCGGCCTCGTCCTCGGCGAAGACACAGCCGGCGGCACGCAGGGTGGCGACGAGGACGGAGAGAGCGGGCGGTGACAGGGGGACCGGCATGGTGCGGAGCCTTTCGGAGGAACGCCGAGGGGTGCTCCGCAGCCGGTCAGGTCCGGTCGGCCACGCGATCGCTGGGGGTGAGCACCCGGGTCGATACAGCGGTAATGGGTCCCACCTCCTTGGCCATGTCCCCGTGCGGGGATGCGAAAGACTACCCCAGATCCGCTCAGCGCTTCCGGGGCCGGTAGTCGTTGCCGCCGTCCACGAGGCGGTTGTGGACGGCGATCGACCTGTTGGCGGCGCGGATGTCTCGTATCTCCGCGCTGTGGTGCCGTTCGATCTGCTGGCCGTCGAAGTTTTCCGTACGGCGTCGGCGCTGCTGCAACGTGAGCTTCGCGATCAGAAGGACGATCGCGCCCAGGAGCAGCCCGAGCAGTGTGAGGACCGCGTACATCGTGTCCCTCCCCCATTCCCCCGGTCACGGCCTCGGCGGTCCCCCGTCGGCCGGCCGGTGGGGCACGTGATCTCCACATCATTGTGGGTGACCGACAACGCCCAGTCCAGGGCCAACACCCCTATACCAGTGGGCAGTGGGTCCCCGTGTAGATGGTGGGCATGCAGCGGTTGCAGTGGATGCAGCCGGACACGGTTGCCGCGTCGCCGGCGATGCGGCGCAGCAGGTCGGGTTCGTGCAGCAGGGCGCGGGCCATGGCGACGAAGTCGAAGCCCTCGGCCATGGCACGGTCCATGCCCTCCCGGTCGGTGATCCCGCCGAGGAGGATCAGCGGCAGCTCCAGGGCGGCCCGGAAGCGGCGGGCGTCCTCCAGCAGATAGAGCGGCCGGTAGGGGTACGTACGGAAGAACGCGCGCCCGAGGGCCCGGATGGCGACGCGTTGTGGGAGCGGGAAGTTGGCCGCGAACTCGGTGACGGGGGCGTCGCCCCGGAAGAGGAACATGGGGTTGAGCAGGGAGCTGCCCGCGGTGAGTTCGAGGGCGTCGACGCTGCCGTCGTCCTGGAGCCAGCGGGCGACCTGAAGGCTCTCCTCCACGGTGATCCCGCCGGGCGCCCCGTCCTTCATGTTCAGTTTCGCGGTGATGGCGAGCCGGTCGCCCAGCGCTTCGCGTACGGCCCGCGCGATGTCCAGCGCCACGGCCGCCCTGGCCCGCAGGGACCCGCCGTAGGCGTCGGTACGCCGGTTCAGCCGGGGGCTAAGGAAGGCGCTGGCCAGGTAGTTGTGGCCGAGATGGATCTCCACCGCGTCGAACCCCGCCTCGGCCGCGAGCAGCGCCGCGTCGGCGTGGGCGGTCACCACCCGGGCGATGTCCTCGGCGGTGGCGGCCTTGTTGCGGCGCATGCTGAGCGCGTTGAACCCGCCCATCGGCGCGAGGGAGGCCACCCCGTTGGACCGCCCGTCGGCCACCGGCCCGGCATGCCCGAGCTGAGCGCAGACCGCGGCCCCGGTGGCGTGCACCGCCTCGGTCAGCCTCCGCAACCCGGGCAGCGCCTCGCCCCGCATCCACACCTGCCGCCGCTCGGTCCGCCCCTCCGGCGACACCGCGCAGTACGCCACGGTGGTCATCCCGACACCACCCTCGGCGGGGCGCAGGTGGTAGTCGATGAGCTCCTGCGTCACGAGTGCCTCGGGGGCGGCCCCTTCGAAGGTGGCCGCCTTGATGACCCGGTTGCGCAACCTCAGCGGCCCCAGCCGGGCCGGGGCCAGCACATCGGGTACGACGCGTTTCTCTCCGCCCGCCATGGGGCGCAGCATGACACGGATCTGACGATTAGTCAGCAACCGTGCGCGCCCCCGTCCCGAGCCGCCGGCACGGCAGGGCACGCTCCCGGACGCCGCCGTGCCCGTCGGGTTCCACCCGGTACAGCCGGGCCCGGTCCGTGCGCGCCACGGCCTCGACCAGCCGCCCGCCGTCGCCGAAGAGCGCCCCGGCGCCGTCCTCCACCGCCCACCCGGCCGGCAGCACACCGGCCGCCACCGCGGCCCCGTAGGACGGGCGGCGGCCCGGCTCGCTGTCGTAGTGCGGGCAGACGGATCCGGGCAGGAGGCCCAGCCCGTCGGGAAGATGGGTCAACGGCCCGAAGGAATCGGTGTGCGAGCCCTCGGCCCAGCAGTTGGCGCCCGCGCTGATCCCGCACAGCAGCACTCCGCGCTCGTACGCCTCGCGCATCAGCCGGTCCACTCCCTGCGTACGCCAGACGGCCAGCAGGTTGGCGGTGTTGCCGCCGCCCACGTAAAGGACGTCCTGAGAGAGCAGGAACGCGCGCAGGGCGTCGTCGTCCAATTCCCGCCGGAACAGATCCAGTACACCGGGCTCGCAGGGGCGCGTCCGAAAGGCGTGGTGGAACCGCGCGATGTACTCGGGAGCATCACCACTGGCCGTCGGCACGAAGCACACCCGTGGCCGCGGACTCGCCACCTGCCCGAGCACCCAGTCGTCCAGCAACCCGTCGTCGTCGGCGGAGAACCCGCCTCCGAGCAACGCGATCCGAGGCTCGGCCCCGGCGCTCACCGCACGCCCTCCGCGCCCTCGAAGGTGCGGGCACCGGCCTCCCACCGCAGTCCCGGCGGCCGGGCCCGGCCCGCCACGGACCCGGGCCCCGGGCCCTCGAAAGGCCGCCGCCACACTTGAACACCGCCGGTCCGCGCCATGCCTGCCCTCTTGGTCGGCCACCTCGTCCGGGGGCAGCCACTCGACCGCCGTCCGCTCGTGGACAGCCTCTCGTACCCGCCTTCGGTACGACAGCGAAATACCGGTCGAGCACACCTCCGGGCTGCGCCCAGGCATCGCGGCCCAGTTGCGTCCCGTCATCGCACCCCTGCCGAAGTCGCCTCCCGGACAAGGGGGTTGGGGTCCGCCCGAAGGGGGTAGCACTAGGCGATGGTCACTATCGCCATCGTGGCTCTGGCATGTTTCGCGATCCCGGCCGTCGCGCTCTTCGTCCTGGTCCCGAGCATCCGGCACCAGAACGAGGCCGCCACGGAGGCGGACGAAACCCGCAAGGCACGGGCGACGAAAGCCGGCTGGCGCGTCATCGAGGACGCCTCCGCCCTTCCGGAGCCGGTGCGTCACAACACCCGAGGCGGTGTGCGGGTCCTGATGCTGGCTCATCGGCGCACCGAGGACGTCGACATCTGGGCGGTCGCCCGGGAGACGATGGCGTTCGGAGGCGCCCGGCGCCAGTCCCTCCTCGCCCATCTGCTGCCCGTGCACCACATCGAGGACACGCCGACGATGTACGTGACCCTCCGGCGCGGCGGTTCCGCCCCCGCGGCACAGAAACCCGACCTGTTCGACCGCCGCTACGAGATCGTCTCCGACGACAGCGACAGCGACCGCGCCCACGCGCTCGTGACGGAGGGGATCCGCCTCATGACGCGCCGGCTGAACCTGGACGGCTGGGATCTGGAGGACGGGATGCTGACCGTACGGTTCGACGGGATGCTCCAACCGGCCTCCCTGCAACGCCGCCTCCTCGGCCTGGCGCGACTGGCGAAGGCCGTATCCGGCCGGCCTGCCCCCTGACCGGCAGACGCACCGGGAGGACGCCCAGGGGGAAGCCGGCCGGCTACGCGCTCCCGGCGCCGGCTCGGCGGAGGTCTCCCGCGCCCTGAGCCGGCCCGCCGCGCGGATGGGGCGGACGTGCCGCGGCCGGCCGGTCGGCGAGGTCGCGGCGGGAGAGCGCACCGGTCTTGCGCATGGCGCGGGCGATGTGCTGCTCCACCGTCCTGGGCGACAGATGGAGGGTCGCGGCGATCTCCCGGTTGGTCAGGCCGGACACAGCGAGCTGAGCCACCTCCGCTTCCCGCGGGGACAGTTCGTCGGCGTGCGAGGGGCGGCCGGGAGGGCGGCCCTTCTTCACCGGCCGCTGTGTGCGCAGCAGGGCCCTGACCCGCGCCGCGTCCCATCCGGCGCCCAGCTCGGTGAAGGTCCGGGCGCAGCTCTCCAGCTCAGCCACCGCCGACAGGGTGGAGAGGCGGCCGGAGCCGGGTTCCGGCGGTGTGGCGGTGTCCCCGCCCTGTTCGGCCGGCCCGGCGGGCGCGTCGGTGCCCGCCGCGAGGACACAGCGCGCGGCGCCCTCCGCGGTCAGTGCCCGGCTGTAGGGGCGGGCCATGGCCGCGAACGCCGCCGCGGCCTGCCGGTAGAGCGCGGCGGCTGGGAAAAGCTCGTCCGGCTCCTCCCGGGCGAGCGCCGCCGTCTCGGCCAGAACGGCTCTGCTCCGGATCAGCGCGGCCTGCGCGGCGGGCGCGTCACGCCGGCCGAGGCCCTGGGAGAAGACCCGGACCATGGCGTGCGCCGCGGTTTCGTCGCCCGCGCGGGCCACCGCTTCCACAGCCCACGGCAGGAGTTCGCAGCCCCAGGTCCACACCCCCTTCCCGGCAAGGGCGGTCCAGGCGGCGCGCGCCTGTTCCGCCGCGGCTTCCACCTCCTGGCGGGCCAGGGCGAGGCGGATCGCGGCTCCGGCCGTCGTCGCGGCCAGGGGCACGGGAAGGCTCCCGGCCCGGGCGGCCCCGCGCTGGGACAGCCAGGGCCCCACCTCGCCCCAGTCCCCCTCGGCGAGGGCGAGCAGTCCGCGCACGACGTAGGCGTCGGAGGCGAGGAACGGCATGTCGGCGGTCGCCGCGACGAAGTCCTCGCACCGCTGGGCCAGCCCCTGCCACCGGCCGGTCCACCACTCGTGGAGCAGCCGCGCCCCCAGCGCGGTGTGCTCCTGGTAGGGCGCACCACTGCGTGCGGCCAGATCCAGTCCTTCCGCGAGCAGTTCCTCCCCCCGGTCGTGGAAGCCGAGCCAGACCGCGGAGTTCGCGGCGTTGCACAGGCCGCGTGCCGCCTGCCGGGCGCACGCGGGGTCCGTGTCCTTCCCGGACAGTTCCTCGACCAGCTCCCACGCCCCCGGGTCGGCACAGCTCAGGGCGAGGTCGGCCCGGTTGGCGAGGACCGCTGTGCGCATGGCCTCGTCCCCGTCGGCGTCCGCGACGGAGACGGCCTCGGCCAGCCACTTCCGGCCGGCCTCGATGTGGTTCCCCGGCACGAACGTACTGGACAGTGCCGCCATGGCGCGGGCGGCCAGGCCCGGCCGGACCTCGCGCAGTTCGGCGGCGGCGATCTCCAGTGCCTGGTGTCCCTCGGGCCCCCGGCCCATCTGGTTGGCCAGCATCAGGCCCAGGTCGAGCCGCAGCTCGCCACGGATCGCCGGGGGCAGGGACGCGTCGCGCACGAGCTGTGCGAGCACCTCGACGGTCTGGTCCGAGCGCAGCCCGGTCACCGCGCTGCGGGCGAGGAGCGGCGCGAGACGGGCCCGGCTCCGAGGGGGCGGGCCAGGCATGGCCAGGGTCCTCTCCAGCAGGGTGACGGCCTGCTGGTGCAGGCCGGCCGCCGCCGCGGCCTCGGCCGCCTTCTCCACCGCCGCCAGCCATCTGCCGGAATCGCCGGCCGCCCGGTGGTGTTCGGCCACTTCCGCCCAGGGCACGGGCTGTCTGCGGCGCAGTACGCCCGCGGCCCGGCCGTGCAAGTCCTGGCGGACGGGGCCGGGCACGCGGGCCCGAACGGCCGGGGCGGCCAGCGGGACGGCGAAGCCGTAGTGGCCTTCGGCCGGTTCCGCAAGGGCCGCCTTCTCCAGAGCCGCGAGCAGCGCACCGGCTCCCGCCCCGGGTCCGAGCCCCGACACCGCGATCAGCTCGTCCCGGTGGGCGGGGGCGCCGAGGACGGCGGCCGCCCAGACCACCGGCCGGTGTTCCGGGGGCAGCGCGTGCGTACGGCTCAGTACGAGTTCCGCGAGACGGGTCGGTACCCCGGCCGCCTCCACCTCGGCCGCCGTGCCTGTGAACGCCGGTTGCCGTTCCCTCAGTGCGGAGAGGAGGTCGACGACCACCCGGGGCACGCCGCCGCTGAGCTCGTGCAGTCTGCGCGCCGCCTCTGCGGTGCAGGGCCCGTTCAGCGCCTCGTCGGCGGCCCGGCGGACGCGTGCCTCGTCCCAGGGCGTCAGCCGGTGCCGGAGCAACCTGAGCCGCGAGGGGTACGTCATCGGCGTGCCGCCCAACGGCATTCCGGGTACGGGCAGTTCCTCGGGCCGGTAGGCCACGGCGGCGGCCGAGCCGGGCCCCAGCTCACCGAGGACGCGGCGCAGCCACCGCAGTTCCTCCTCGTCCGCCCGGTGGACGTCGTCCACCAGCCACAGGGCCGGTGCCCGCAGGGTGCCGTCCTCGCCGGGCGGCCCGGCGTCGGCTCCGCACCGCCACCGCACGGTGTGCGGCGTCCCGGGCAGGCCGGCCAGTGCCTGGAGCAGGTGGCTCTTCCCCTCGCCGGCGGCACCTTCGACGTACAGCAGGACCGGTTCGGCGCGCTCGCCCGTGAGGGTGCGGGCCAGGAGCCGCAGAGCGGAACCACGCGTCTCGATCACGTCATCACCCTCGCTCTCGTTCTTCCGGAAGGTGCGGAGACGGCGCGCCGGGCACCTCGCCCCGCCGGGCCCGCACCGTACCAAGGCGGAGGCAGAGGCAGGGGCAGAGGCGTGGGCCGCGGGTGTTCAGTCCGGCCAGCGCCACTCGACGCCGTGGACGCCCGGTGCCGACTTCATCGGCAGCAGATGGGTCGTGTGGAGGCCGTCGAGGGCCGCGAGCTGCCGGCTGGGCTCGGCGCCGAGGTGTCTGCGGTAGTAGTGCCAGCACGTCGCCGGCACGGCCGAGGGGTGGAAGCGGACCTGGAGCAGGTAGGTCTGCAAGGGGGTGGTGACGCGGGACTCGTGCTGGTGGGAGACGCCCCCGGTCGCGGCGGTACGGACGGTGTACTCGACGACAGCGGTCTCGTTTCTGGCCAGTGGGCGGCCGAGCGGTATCTCGGCGACCACACAGTTCGGCTCCGGCCGGAACCAGGTGCGCGGAGGCGGTCCCGAGGGAACGGTGACGTCGAACGCGTTGTCCTTCGCGGCGTCCAGGGTATGGACGACCGTCAGGTGGCGCGCGTTGGTGCGGGCGGCTCTGACCGCGACGGTGACGCGTACCTCGTCCACGAGGCGGTGCTCGTTGACGCGGACCGCCTCGTGGACGACCAGCCGCCGCAGGCCGGCGTTGAGGTGCGGGAAGGCGTCGCCGAGGGCCCTTTCGACGTCGGAGTTCTCGCCGTAGACGCCACGTACGGCGGCCGGGTCGTGGGGTGGGACCCAGCCGCGCGGCCGGCGCCGCAGCAGGGACCGCAGAGCGCCACCCGGCAGGCCGAGGAACGGCTCCAGGGCGTCGACGGCGCGCAGGGACTGCGACCTCTCCGGCTGGCTGCGGCCGCTCTGCCAGTAGCTGAGGGTGGCGACACTGAGGGTGATTCCGTGCGACTTGAGATGATCGCGTACCACCTCCAATGACAGCTCACGCCGCTGGAGAGCCGTCTTGAACGTGGTCGCGAACAACGTGTCCGGGTCGTCGGTGCGGGGAGCGTTCGCCATGGCGTCTTCCAGCGGTGGAGGGACTGTCTTCGGACGGGAGCCGGGGGTTCTGGACCCGAGGGCCGGGGTCGTCCCCTCGGCAAGCGGCCGGGGGCCGCCCGCCCTGTTGCGCGAACGACCCCCGGCCCTGCCTGCCCCGGATGTGATCAGTTGGTGTTGAGCGTCAGCCCGTAGTACTGGAGGGCGTCGCTGAGGGGCTGGAAGTACGAGGAACCGCGGGAGTTGACCCCGCCGGTGCACTGCTGGTTGGTCGGGCCGCCGGAGGTCATGCCCTGGGCCTGGTTGCCGGAGATGTACGCACCACCGCTGTCACCGCCCTCGACGCAGACGCTGGACGCGCCCAGTCCGGTGATCACCGTGTCGGGGCCTCCGTTGAGATCGACGTACGTGACGGTGTTGTTGTACGAGGTGATCGAACCGCAGGTCCAGCCGGTGGTGGCACCGGACTTGCAGAGCGCGGAGCCGACGGCCGCCCGGTTGCCGCCCTTGACGGCGATCGTCGAGGTGCTGCCCTGGCCCCAGGTGCCCACGGCGGTGACGATCGAGTGGCCGGAGTTGAGGGTCGCGATGCCCATGTCGACGCTGTTGCTGCCGAGCCTGTAGCGGGTGTTGTAGCCCTGGGCGAAGGCCGTGCCGTCGTAGCGCAGGGTGTTCACGACGCAGTGCCCCGCGCTCACCAGGTACTGCCTGCCGGAGCTGTCGTGGGCGCCGTAGCCCACGGAACACCAGCCGGTGGTGTTGTTCAGCGTCATCTTGCTGCCGGGGTAGATCGCGGCCTTGGCTTCGAGCTGTTCCTGGCCGCGCACGATCTCGACGGCCGCGCCCTGTTCGGCGGCCTTGGCGAGGAACGCCTTGGCGGCGGCCCCCCGGTCGTTGTTGACCTTGACGGTCACCTTGTCGGCGGCCAGGTCCACGGACCAGGAAGCCACTCCGGAGGGGACCTTCTTCGCGGCGAGGGCGTCCAGCCGGGACTTGACCTCGTCGAGCGCCGCCTGCCCTCGCACGGGCACCCGGGCCGTGAGGCCGGCCTTCTCCACCTCGGCCGCCTCGGCCTTGTCGCCGACGTTGACGGTCAGCTTGCCCGAGCCGTCGAAGAAGGCCCCGTCGTCGGCTATGCCGCTCTTCGTGAGCGCGGCCAGTCTGGCCTGCTGGGCGCTCTGCCGGTCCAGCCGTTCGGTCGCGGCCTTCTCGCTCACACCGAGCGAGGCGGCCAACGCCCGGACCATCTCGGGCTGGTAGCGGGGGGCGGACTCCGTCTCCTGTGCCTGGGCCAGGGTCTGGGTTCCGAGGACTGCCGAGGCCGAGAGCGCGATGCCCAGCGCTGCCATGCGGTACTTACGGGAGTTACGCACGTTGATCCCTTCTGATGGCAGCCAGAAACTCAAGGGGGGTGTACACCGGAATGCACGAACAACGCGCCGTCCGGCGAAGGCGGTTTCTGGCTGGCGGAGAGTCATCGACTCGCCGCGAACGGAACTATTGCCCAGCGATCGAAGGGATTTCAATACGCGTGCAGCGGGAATCTTTCTTAACAGAGTCCGTGGCATTCCTGTTGAATAGAAATCAAGCGAAAGGGCGTCACCTGATGCCCTTTCGGAACTCGGGTCACGCCCAGCGGTACCGCCCGCCCCGGACCCTAGAGGAGTCGGGCTCGTCGTTACATCAGGAGGGCGGATTCACGTATACGCAGAAAACCCGGCGCACCCAGGGGCTCAGCCGATGGCCCGGGATACGTATGGGTGATTGACCGTTCCGGATATTCGGGAACCGGGCGGCTTCGTACGCTGGCGGAGGCCGGTCAGCGACCGCACGGGCACGAAGCCGAGCGGTCACCAAGGAACGCAACCCTCCGCAGTGACCGAGGAGACGGCGCCATGCCCCAGGTCTACTACCAGGTCAATGTCCCCATAACGAACTCCGGACCACCCGAGG comes from Streptomyces sp. Mut1 and encodes:
- a CDS encoding bifunctional [glutamine synthetase] adenylyltransferase/[glutamine synthetase]-adenylyl-L-tyrosine phosphorylase, which produces MTMVPGRRSSTFTRLLRHGFTDPSAAERLLDLPGLSSVRSDSVLLDALGATADPDLALRGLVRLVEAEEADQRQILLDTLVTAKPLRDRLLGVLGASEALGDHLARHPRDWQVLVTYEATDLHPGVTEFEQELAGADDPDELRAGYRRCLLSIAARDVCGTTDVAETAAELADLATATLRAALRIASAAAPDDAARCRLAVIAMGKCGGHELNYVSDVDVIFVAEPADGAEENKAIQAATRLAAHLMRICSDTTAEGTIWPVDANLRPEGRNGPLVRTLSSHLAYYQRWAKTWEFQALLKARPVAGDTALGAEYVEAVSPLVWQAADRENFVPDVQKMRRRVVDTIPADRVDRELKLGPGGLRDVEFAVQLLQLVHGRSDPALRSGSTLKALGALADGGYVGRVDAVQLDDAYRFLRAMEHRIQLYRLRRTHLVPDDEPDLRRLGRSLGLRTDPIAELNQAWRRHASVVRRLHEKLFYRPLLDAVAQLAPGESRLSTKAATARLVALGYEDPAAALRHLEALSSGVSRKAAIQRTLLPVLLGWFADSADPDAGLLGFRKVSDALGKTPWYLRLLRDEGAAAENLARVLSAGRLAPDLLLRAPEAVTILGDPHGLAPRSRAHLEQEVLAAVGRAGDAESAVAVVRGVRRRELFRTTAADLIGSYGTEDSPAESDPGALVDRVGGAVTDLNAVTIAGALRAAVRAEWGDTLPTRFAVIGMGRFGGHELGYGSDADVLFVHEPREGVDEQEASRAANRVVSEMRRLLQLPTADPPLIIDADLRPEGKSGPLVRTLKSYGAYYRRWSLGWESQALLRAEPMAGDLDLGADFVALIDPLRYPKDGPGEDAVREIRRLKARMESERMPRGADSTLHTKLGRGGLSDVEWTVQLMQMQHARSVPGLRTTRTRQALAAACAAGLIPEDDARTLDEAWVLATRVRNAVMLVRGRPGDTFPSVPRELTAVGRYLGYEEGHVGDMLDDYRRITRRARGVVEERFYGG
- a CDS encoding putative protein N(5)-glutamine methyltransferase, whose product is MPVPLSPPALSVLVATLRAAGCVFAEDEAALIAATAAGPAELTAMAERRAAGHPLEHVLGWAEFNGLRIAVDPGVFVPRRRTEFLIGRAAALAPDPAVVVDLCCGSGALGTALAAALDRVELHAADVEPAAVRCARRNIGDRGRVYEGDLFAPLPGTLRGRVDVLLANVPYVPTGDVALLPAEARVHEPLVALDGGGDGLDVLRRVAAEAPHWLAPGGSLLAETSERQAERAAGVLADSGLVARVDSCEERYATVVTGTRTPIAAG
- a CDS encoding NADH:flavin oxidoreductase; the encoded protein is MAGGEKRVVPDVLAPARLGPLRLRNRVIKAATFEGAAPEALVTQELIDYHLRPAEGGVGMTTVAYCAVSPEGRTERRQVWMRGEALPGLRRLTEAVHATGAAVCAQLGHAGPVADGRSNGVASLAPMGGFNALSMRRNKAATAEDIARVVTAHADAALLAAEAGFDAVEIHLGHNYLASAFLSPRLNRRTDAYGGSLRARAAVALDIARAVREALGDRLAITAKLNMKDGAPGGITVEESLQVARWLQDDGSVDALELTAGSSLLNPMFLFRGDAPVTEFAANFPLPQRVAIRALGRAFFRTYPYRPLYLLEDARRFRAALELPLILLGGITDREGMDRAMAEGFDFVAMARALLHEPDLLRRIAGDAATVSGCIHCNRCMPTIYTGTHCPLV
- a CDS encoding Type 1 glutamine amidotransferase-like domain-containing protein; translated protein: MSAGAEPRIALLGGGFSADDDGLLDDWVLGQVASPRPRVCFVPTASGDAPEYIARFHHAFRTRPCEPGVLDLFRRELDDDALRAFLLSQDVLYVGGGNTANLLAVWRTQGVDRLMREAYERGVLLCGISAGANCWAEGSHTDSFGPLTHLPDGLGLLPGSVCPHYDSEPGRRPSYGAAVAAGVLPAGWAVEDGAGALFGDGGRLVEAVARTDRARLYRVEPDGHGGVRERALPCRRLGTGARTVAD
- a CDS encoding LuxR C-terminal-related transcriptional regulator: MIETRGSALRLLARTLTGERAEPVLLYVEGAAGEGKSHLLQALAGLPGTPHTVRWRCGADAGPPGEDGTLRAPALWLVDDVHRADEEELRWLRRVLGELGPGSAAAVAYRPEELPVPGMPLGGTPMTYPSRLRLLRHRLTPWDEARVRRAADEALNGPCTAEAARRLHELSGGVPRVVVDLLSALRERQPAFTGTAAEVEAAGVPTRLAELVLSRTHALPPEHRPVVWAAAVLGAPAHRDELIAVSGLGPGAGAGALLAALEKAALAEPAEGHYGFAVPLAAPAVRARVPGPVRQDLHGRAAGVLRRRQPVPWAEVAEHHRAAGDSGRWLAAVEKAAEAAAAAGLHQQAVTLLERTLAMPGPPPRSRARLAPLLARSAVTGLRSDQTVEVLAQLVRDASLPPAIRGELRLDLGLMLANQMGRGPEGHQALEIAAAELREVRPGLAARAMAALSSTFVPGNHIEAGRKWLAEAVSVADADGDEAMRTAVLANRADLALSCADPGAWELVEELSGKDTDPACARQAARGLCNAANSAVWLGFHDRGEELLAEGLDLAARSGAPYQEHTALGARLLHEWWTGRWQGLAQRCEDFVAATADMPFLASDAYVVRGLLALAEGDWGEVGPWLSQRGAARAGSLPVPLAATTAGAAIRLALARQEVEAAAEQARAAWTALAGKGVWTWGCELLPWAVEAVARAGDETAAHAMVRVFSQGLGRRDAPAAQAALIRSRAVLAETAALAREEPDELFPAAALYRQAAAAFAAMARPYSRALTAEGAARCVLAAGTDAPAGPAEQGGDTATPPEPGSGRLSTLSAVAELESCARTFTELGAGWDAARVRALLRTQRPVKKGRPPGRPSHADELSPREAEVAQLAVSGLTNREIAATLHLSPRTVEQHIARAMRKTGALSRRDLADRPAAARPPHPRGGPAQGAGDLRRAGAGSA
- a CDS encoding S1 family peptidase, which codes for MRNSRKYRMAALGIALSASAVLGTQTLAQAQETESAPRYQPEMVRALAASLGVSEKAATERLDRQSAQQARLAALTKSGIADDGAFFDGSGKLTVNVGDKAEAAEVEKAGLTARVPVRGQAALDEVKSRLDALAAKKVPSGVASWSVDLAADKVTVKVNNDRGAAAKAFLAKAAEQGAAVEIVRGQEQLEAKAAIYPGSKMTLNNTTGWCSVGYGAHDSSGRQYLVSAGHCVVNTLRYDGTAFAQGYNTRYRLGSNSVDMGIATLNSGHSIVTAVGTWGQGSTSTIAVKGGNRAAVGSALCKSGATTGWTCGSITSYNNTVTYVDLNGGPDTVITGLGASSVCVEGGDSGGAYISGNQAQGMTSGGPTNQQCTGGVNSRGSSYFQPLSDALQYYGLTLNTN